One segment of Babesia bigemina genome assembly Bbig001, chromosome : II DNA contains the following:
- a CDS encoding UDP-3-O-[3-hydroxymyristoyl] N-acetylglucosamine deacetylase, with protein MCLAILGTTGTWLMLKLMGAQLPWLRLRGLGAAVVVLQLDALEIDVFDVSSSPISVRVDICNAILKDVKIVKPARVIVIVV; from the exons ATGTGTCTGGCTATTCTCGGGACGACGGGCACCTGGCTGATGTTGAAGCTGATGGGAGCTCAGTTGCCTTGGCTGAG gttgaggggactgggagcggcagtggtagtgttgcagttg GATGCACTCGAGATAGATGTTTTCGATGTATCGAGTTCTCCTATAAGCGTAAGAGTGGACATTTGCAATGCCATCCTGAAGGATGTAAAGATTGTAAAACCCGCACGTGTGATTGTTATTGTGGTCTAG